Within the Oculatellaceae cyanobacterium genome, the region TTTATCCTAATTAAAGGAATTAGGCTACTAAGAAAGTTGAGATTATTTTAACAATTTGTAATTGTCTTATCACTTAGTTTAACGTAGCATAAAATACTACAGTTTGACGTGCGGAATGTGGGTTATATTACGAGTAAAGAGCGAGAATCAAATTTTAAATATGGCTTTTGAGCAAATCGAAGCATTTTTAAAGAAAATGCAGTCTGAACCTGAACTTAAAAACGAGGTACTCGCAGCATCAACCGCAGATGATATTGCGCGAATAGCACTCTTGCTTGGTTTTGAATTTTCAGGTGATGAATTATTGAGAATGTCAGGTAAGAAAGTTGGCAGCATTACTGTTAGAAAAACTGATCTTCCTGGAGAGTAC harbors:
- a CDS encoding Nif11-like leader peptide family natural product precursor; protein product: MAFEQIEAFLKKMQSEPELKNEVLAASTADDIARIALLLGFEFSGDELLRMSGKKVGSITVRKTDLPGEY